One Fuerstiella marisgermanici DNA window includes the following coding sequences:
- a CDS encoding FHA domain-containing protein: MKKLVLTSPALANSRVELTGDQLPVVLGRSKQVDITIQDELLSRQHSEIRLNDFGQFEIHDMDSTNLTIVNGHDITCHVLQTGDRIFLGDTEIAVEVLASQTEEFSEQTTREIPALPEEDEA, translated from the coding sequence GTGAAGAAACTCGTCCTGACTTCACCCGCGCTGGCAAACTCCCGTGTGGAGTTGACCGGCGATCAGTTGCCCGTCGTGCTTGGCCGCAGTAAACAGGTGGACATCACTATCCAGGACGAATTGCTTAGTCGCCAGCATTCCGAAATTCGCCTGAACGACTTTGGGCAATTCGAAATTCACGACATGGATTCCACCAATCTCACCATCGTGAACGGCCACGACATTACGTGCCACGTGCTGCAAACAGGTGACCGTATTTTTCTGGGCGACACCGAAATTGCGGTCGAAGTGCTCGCCTCACAAACTGAAGAATTCAGCGAACAAACAACGCGAGAAATACCGGCTCTGCCGGAAGAGGACGAAGCATGA
- a CDS encoding PmoA family protein produces MNLWRSLLILTSIAYCECSHADEFKLQRCEVIPLPDHQVSLRVDGVQKLSWHFDKKYPRPFFYPFTGPSGISLTRMGHPGAENHDHHRSVWFASQKINDVDFWSDSTKAQIRQKHWYAYRDGQEEAVMACALGWFDESDNELMEQDLVAALRPVNEKEHVLELQLTLRPGPGLDTVTLNKTNFGLLAVRVSKTLSSFFGGGRITDSEGRSGEENVFGKQARWMDYSGPVGVGSGSDRHVVTEGITYFDHPDNPHYPTFWHVRQDGWMGASFAMQQHYVINRQNPLVLRYLLHAHLDAYNAGRAEAVQAEFSRRPPFSIRKPTSAERHRQYVVERKQP; encoded by the coding sequence ATGAACCTGTGGCGATCACTCTTGATTCTGACATCGATAGCCTATTGCGAATGCTCCCACGCCGACGAATTTAAGCTCCAGCGATGCGAAGTGATTCCGTTGCCCGATCATCAGGTCTCGCTTCGCGTCGACGGTGTGCAAAAACTGAGTTGGCACTTTGACAAAAAGTACCCGCGTCCGTTTTTCTATCCCTTCACGGGACCGTCCGGCATATCGCTGACTCGCATGGGGCATCCGGGCGCTGAGAACCACGACCACCATCGATCCGTCTGGTTTGCGTCTCAGAAAATCAACGACGTCGACTTCTGGTCCGATTCGACGAAGGCTCAAATCCGCCAGAAGCATTGGTACGCCTACCGCGATGGTCAGGAAGAAGCCGTGATGGCGTGTGCCCTGGGCTGGTTCGACGAAAGCGACAACGAACTGATGGAACAGGATCTGGTTGCAGCTCTAAGGCCTGTGAACGAAAAAGAACACGTCCTTGAGCTGCAACTCACGCTGCGGCCTGGTCCGGGACTCGATACTGTGACGCTAAACAAGACGAATTTCGGGCTGCTGGCTGTGCGAGTTTCGAAAACGCTGTCATCGTTTTTTGGTGGAGGCCGGATTACAGACAGTGAAGGCCGTTCTGGTGAAGAAAACGTTTTCGGAAAGCAGGCCAGATGGATGGATTACAGTGGCCCCGTCGGAGTCGGATCGGGCTCCGATAGACACGTGGTTACGGAAGGCATCACCTATTTCGATCACCCGGACAACCCGCACTATCCGACGTTCTGGCATGTACGGCAGGATGGTTGGATGGGCGCCTCCTTCGCCATGCAACAGCACTATGTGATCAACCGGCAAAACCCGCTGGTCCTGCGATACCTGCTTCACGCTCATTTAGACGCTTACAACGCCGGGCGAGCCGAAGCGGTTCAGGCTGAGTTCTCGCGACGGCCGCCGTTTAGCATACGCAAGCCCACGTCAGCCGAACGTCATCGTCAGTATGTGGTCGAACGAAAACAGCCCTGA
- a CDS encoding c-type cytochrome: MKSLSWFTTACLALSIALCCVCLSPEASAQNARKERKQRARAAQKANQPPATPQIKPPAGAAIGGNKATPIDRISAAKGFQVELLYSVPGQEQGSWVNLCTDNKGRLLVSDQFGGLYRITPPAPGEAVSGADVEQVPANIRGVNGMIWAFDALYVGVNDYEQKISSGMYRITDSNGDDQLDKVELLHKVDSRSDHGVHALVPTPDGEAFYLVTGNNTTPPPLADTSPVRQVWGEDHLLPSMPDGRGHNRGVLAPGGIIYRVTPDGQKFEAVASGFRNIFDAAVNRDGELFTYDADMEYDFNTPWYRPTRICHVTSGAEFGWRNGAGKRMPFYADNLPPVLDIGPGSPTGMTFGYGAKFPAKYQNALYSLDWSWGKLYAVHLEPDGATYTATKEEFVTGAPLPITDAIIHPTDGAMYFTIGGRRVQSGLYRVTYVGDESTAPVQYVAKENKARDTRHMLEQFHGHQNPKAIQTAWPYLADDDRFIRFAARTAVEHQPTAEWADKALTESDPAKQVEALLALARVTGVCPQHRKPETPPVDAAIRSKLLDAVIAIDAQKLAEPQQLTLQRATQIILNRFGRPDDATVAKLIERFDPLFPSQSPEVNWLLCETLGWLQSPTVAAKAIALINTAPTQEEQMQYARSIRMLTAGWTPELRTSYFEWFLKAANYRGGASFEKFIEFIRNDAVASLTPAEKSSMAALLAKKPEKKSALEHLGEVFAGRSETKWTLDELSAAAKSELTKRDHANGQKMFAASGCYACHRFQNQGGMTGPDLTSAGRRYSPHDLLDQVLNPSKVINEQFSAITVVTEAGLTHTGVVVNLSGDQLTLNTDLTDPNKRVSIDRKTIDELIVSKTSPMPEGLFNRMTKDEILNLVAYVISGGDAQHEVFAK; encoded by the coding sequence ATGAAAAGTTTGTCTTGGTTTACCACGGCCTGCCTGGCCCTTTCCATCGCATTGTGTTGCGTCTGTTTGTCGCCTGAAGCGTCCGCTCAGAATGCCAGAAAGGAGCGAAAACAGCGTGCTCGCGCGGCTCAAAAAGCGAACCAGCCACCTGCGACTCCGCAGATTAAACCGCCAGCTGGTGCGGCCATTGGCGGCAATAAAGCCACGCCAATCGATCGCATTTCAGCGGCCAAAGGGTTCCAGGTCGAACTGCTTTATTCTGTACCGGGGCAGGAGCAGGGTTCATGGGTCAATCTTTGCACGGACAACAAGGGCCGATTGCTGGTTAGCGATCAGTTTGGTGGCCTGTATCGGATCACTCCGCCAGCCCCTGGTGAAGCTGTCAGCGGGGCAGACGTTGAGCAGGTGCCGGCCAACATTCGAGGCGTCAACGGAATGATCTGGGCCTTTGATGCTCTGTACGTGGGTGTGAATGACTACGAGCAAAAAATTTCATCCGGGATGTACCGCATCACCGACAGCAACGGTGATGATCAGTTGGACAAAGTCGAACTGCTGCACAAGGTCGATTCCAGAAGCGATCACGGCGTACACGCGTTGGTGCCAACTCCCGACGGCGAAGCCTTCTACCTCGTCACCGGCAACAACACGACTCCGCCGCCACTGGCCGACACGTCGCCCGTGCGGCAGGTTTGGGGTGAAGACCACTTGCTGCCGAGTATGCCTGATGGTCGCGGCCATAATCGAGGCGTGTTGGCGCCGGGGGGAATCATCTATCGCGTCACACCGGACGGTCAGAAGTTTGAAGCAGTTGCATCCGGCTTCCGCAACATCTTTGACGCCGCCGTCAACCGCGACGGCGAACTGTTCACCTATGACGCGGACATGGAATACGATTTCAACACGCCATGGTACCGACCGACCCGAATTTGCCACGTGACCAGCGGCGCCGAATTCGGCTGGCGAAACGGTGCCGGCAAGCGGATGCCCTTTTACGCCGACAACCTTCCACCCGTTCTGGACATCGGTCCGGGTTCTCCAACCGGCATGACATTCGGATACGGCGCGAAGTTCCCAGCCAAGTATCAAAACGCGCTGTACTCGTTGGACTGGAGTTGGGGCAAGCTGTACGCCGTTCATTTGGAACCCGACGGAGCGACCTATACCGCGACGAAAGAAGAATTTGTCACCGGTGCACCATTGCCGATCACAGACGCGATTATCCACCCGACCGACGGTGCGATGTATTTCACGATCGGTGGCCGCCGTGTGCAATCGGGGCTGTATCGAGTGACATACGTCGGTGACGAATCGACCGCTCCTGTGCAGTACGTTGCGAAAGAAAACAAGGCTCGCGACACCCGACACATGCTGGAGCAGTTCCACGGTCATCAGAATCCGAAAGCGATTCAAACCGCGTGGCCGTATCTTGCGGACGACGATCGATTCATCCGCTTTGCCGCTCGCACCGCCGTTGAACACCAGCCCACAGCCGAATGGGCCGACAAGGCGCTGACGGAATCCGATCCGGCAAAACAGGTCGAAGCACTCCTGGCTTTGGCTCGCGTGACAGGCGTTTGTCCTCAGCACCGTAAGCCGGAAACGCCGCCTGTTGACGCGGCGATCCGAAGTAAACTTCTGGACGCCGTGATTGCAATCGATGCTCAGAAGCTTGCCGAACCGCAGCAACTCACTCTTCAACGAGCCACCCAGATTATCCTGAATCGATTTGGTCGGCCCGACGACGCGACGGTTGCCAAACTAATTGAACGTTTCGATCCGTTGTTTCCTTCACAGTCGCCCGAGGTCAACTGGCTGCTGTGCGAAACACTCGGCTGGCTGCAGTCCCCGACCGTCGCCGCCAAGGCCATCGCACTGATCAACACTGCTCCCACGCAGGAAGAACAGATGCAGTACGCTCGATCCATTCGCATGCTGACGGCAGGCTGGACGCCCGAACTACGAACTTCGTACTTCGAATGGTTCCTGAAAGCGGCCAACTATCGCGGCGGAGCGAGCTTTGAAAAGTTCATCGAATTCATCCGCAACGACGCTGTCGCCTCACTGACGCCCGCCGAGAAATCGTCAATGGCCGCGCTGCTGGCGAAGAAGCCGGAGAAAAAGTCCGCCCTTGAACACCTTGGCGAAGTTTTTGCCGGACGCAGCGAAACCAAGTGGACACTCGACGAACTGTCCGCTGCCGCAAAATCAGAATTGACGAAACGCGACCACGCGAATGGCCAAAAGATGTTCGCGGCGTCCGGTTGTTATGCCTGCCACCGCTTCCAGAATCAAGGTGGCATGACAGGACCGGACCTGACTTCTGCCGGTCGTCGCTATTCACCGCACGACCTGCTGGATCAGGTGCTGAATCCCAGCAAGGTGATTAACGAACAGTTTTCGGCCATCACCGTCGTCACAGAGGCCGGCCTGACTCACACAGGCGTGGTGGTCAATCTCAGCGGCGACCAGCTTACGCTGAACACCGACCTCACAGACCCCAATAAACGTGTGAGTATCGACCGCAAGACAATTGACGAACTCATCGTGTCGAAGACGTCACCAATGCCCGAGGGCCTGTTCAATCGCATGACGAAAGACGAGATCCTGAATTTGGTCGCCTACGTCATCAGCGGCGGCGATGCTCAACACGAAGTGTTTGCGAAATAA